The Flavobacteriales bacterium genomic interval TGAGTAGCTTGAGGTAGCCGCACTTTGAACATCGGGGGCCCTTGAAGGTTAGTGGATACGAAGATCACTTGAAAATCTCTTAACTTAGGGGCTCGATCGGTAGATATATAGAACCAACTAAATGACCTGAATTAAAAACAATTCTGTTGAAATGAAGAAAATCGCAGCTGTTTTATCGCTCTTGCTCGTACTTGGAGGACTGAGTACGCAAGCTCAGAACAAGAAGAGCCCATTCCAAACCACTCAAGGAAAAATTGGAAACGTGGGAGTTACCATTACGTACAATGCGCCATCGGTCCGTGAGCGCGTCATTTTCGGAGACCTTTTGCCCTACAATAAGGTGTGGCGAGCGGGTGCCGATAAAGCCACTACGATTACGTTCACCGAAGACGTTATGATCAACGGCAACAAAGTAGCGGCCGGAACCTATTCTTTCTTTACCATGCCCAAAGAAGAAGGCAAATGGCCTATAATGTTGAATTCGGTATCGGATCAGTGGGGTGCTTATAACCTCGATACTTCGAAGAACGTATTGGAAACCGATGCGGAAGTCACCGAGATCGATCATGTTGAAACTCTCAGATACCGCGTGTCCGATGGTATGATACATCTGGAATGGGCTACCACACGTATCTCCTTCGCGGTGAAATGATAGCACCTCGATATGGTATTAAGAGAGGCACTCTGAATGATCGAGGCACCTCTCTTTTTACCGTTGAGTTTAAATAGCCAGATCATCTGATAACCGAAAAAAGTACTCAATTGACTATCTTTGCACTCCAAATTCGGTCCCTTAGCTCAGCTGGATAGAGCATCTGCCTTCTAAGCAGACGGTCACAGGTTCGAATCCTGTAGGGATCGCTGAGAGTTAGGCAGGCGACCAAAGTTGTCTGCCTTTTTCTTTTTAAGCCGCAGTGCGGCTTTCACGCACTAAGCAGCCAACGACTGTCAAGTTTTTACTTCTTTGATGCTAAGATAAGAATAGCATCACACACGAGTTTAGCTGACAGTGTTTCTGACAGTGTTTCTGACAGTGTTTTAAATTTTCTTTAACTCCAAGAGTTTCCATAGGAGGTCGGTGTAGTCGTTAGCTTAAAACACTAGTGTGTAGATACCCCAATTATTAGGACAGAATTTGTTCAAATATAGTTTATCAAGTCTCATGCAGCTTGCAGGTATTTATT includes:
- a CDS encoding DUF2911 domain-containing protein, with the translated sequence MKKIAAVLSLLLVLGGLSTQAQNKKSPFQTTQGKIGNVGVTITYNAPSVRERVIFGDLLPYNKVWRAGADKATTITFTEDVMINGNKVAAGTYSFFTMPKEEGKWPIMLNSVSDQWGAYNLDTSKNVLETDAEVTEIDHVETLRYRVSDGMIHLEWATTRISFAVK